From the Shewanella amazonensis SB2B genome, one window contains:
- a CDS encoding DUF4382 domain-containing protein, which yields MKLTKTLIAVTLTSLLAACGGSDSDPQPQMGSFSLGVSDNPADATQVNIAFKQVVLKNAEGTYSFNVSSDGNPKQVDLLSFQGSSAETLVEGVQVPVGEYQMCIYMENRETVDTASSFVKTNDGNDHGLVTNSNGSCGGVGADEADTGRLFFNKSFVIASGANDYVAEFDLARGIQAPHGNKDYWTLKPTSVQLVNRAEVGNISGQVSDDLMAACETAAGGSEFAPAVYLYPAATLLDNMSDIRPAVTEPMVAPLAVARVNEIMNAEEAVIGHDYEFGFVVTGDYALGYTCVAQNDDPEADNAPTDVEMPFFIHADEQDVTVTQGETTIRNFPGDFTPAS from the coding sequence ATGAAACTCACCAAAACGCTTATCGCCGTCACCCTGACCTCGTTGCTCGCAGCCTGTGGTGGCAGTGACTCAGATCCACAACCTCAGATGGGCAGCTTCAGTCTGGGCGTGTCTGACAACCCAGCCGATGCAACCCAGGTCAATATTGCCTTCAAACAGGTGGTATTGAAAAACGCCGAAGGCACTTACTCTTTTAACGTATCCAGCGACGGAAACCCCAAGCAGGTTGATTTGCTGTCGTTTCAGGGCAGCTCAGCCGAAACCCTGGTAGAAGGCGTTCAGGTACCTGTTGGTGAATACCAGATGTGTATCTACATGGAAAACCGTGAAACCGTGGATACCGCCAGCTCATTCGTTAAAACCAACGATGGCAACGACCACGGTCTGGTGACCAACAGCAACGGCAGCTGTGGTGGCGTTGGCGCCGATGAGGCCGATACAGGTCGTCTGTTCTTCAACAAGTCTTTCGTCATTGCCAGCGGTGCCAACGATTACGTGGCCGAGTTTGACCTCGCCCGTGGCATCCAGGCGCCCCATGGCAACAAAGACTACTGGACCCTGAAGCCTACCTCCGTGCAACTGGTTAACCGCGCCGAAGTTGGCAACATCAGCGGCCAGGTCAGCGACGATCTGATGGCAGCCTGTGAAACTGCCGCTGGAGGCAGCGAGTTCGCCCCCGCCGTGTACCTCTATCCAGCCGCAACCCTGCTGGACAACATGAGTGATATCCGCCCAGCGGTTACCGAACCCATGGTAGCTCCGCTGGCAGTTGCCCGCGTGAACGAAATCATGAATGCAGAAGAAGCCGTTATCGGCCATGACTACGAGTTTGGTTTCGTGGTTACCGGTGATTACGCGCTGGGCTACACCTGTGTTGCCCAGAACGACGATCCGGAAGCCGACAATGCGCCAACCGATGTTGAAATGCCTTTCTTCATCCATGCCGATGAGCAGGACGTCACTGTAACCCAGGGCGAAACCACTATTCGCAACTTCCCGGGTGACTTTACTCCCGCCAGCTGA
- a CDS encoding LysR family transcriptional regulator, whose product MDLNRVQIFAAVVEHGSFTAAATALGITKATVSRKVAELEENAGVQLLFRTTRALKLTEAGSNYYHRVSRVLSELQQAETQLSASQQNIRGKLKIVCPIELGQLFLGSILARFLKQYPDIQINTELTNRRVDVIEEDIDMLFQIAEPKDPRLTCHAMVKADKMLLASPEYLAQFGTPKTPADLAHHRAIRLVSAHIDGVWKIFDGKQWQVYEPVAQLTVNNVTLAREAAIEGLGIATVPTLIASEALASGKLVPVLEDYPMHQAKITLSYPQSAYLPRRYRVFIAFIYQHLVAQFGDQVLEIPDFININSSQV is encoded by the coding sequence ATGGATTTGAATCGCGTGCAGATATTTGCGGCCGTGGTGGAGCATGGCAGCTTTACCGCCGCAGCCACCGCACTGGGGATCACCAAAGCCACGGTGAGCCGTAAAGTCGCCGAGCTTGAAGAAAACGCCGGTGTCCAGCTGCTGTTTCGCACCACCCGCGCGCTCAAGTTAACTGAAGCGGGCAGTAACTATTACCACAGGGTAAGCCGTGTGCTGTCGGAGCTGCAGCAGGCCGAAACCCAGCTGAGCGCCAGTCAGCAAAATATCCGCGGCAAGTTGAAAATTGTCTGCCCCATAGAACTGGGGCAGTTGTTTCTTGGCAGTATTCTCGCCCGCTTTTTAAAGCAATATCCCGATATCCAAATCAATACCGAACTCACCAATCGCCGGGTCGACGTGATTGAAGAAGATATCGATATGTTGTTTCAAATCGCCGAACCCAAGGATCCTCGCCTCACCTGCCATGCCATGGTAAAGGCAGACAAGATGCTGCTTGCCTCCCCCGAATATCTGGCACAATTCGGCACACCAAAGACACCGGCCGATTTGGCACACCACAGGGCTATTCGGCTGGTATCGGCCCATATCGACGGCGTCTGGAAGATATTTGATGGTAAACAGTGGCAGGTTTACGAACCCGTGGCCCAGCTCACCGTCAATAATGTCACCCTGGCAAGGGAGGCCGCCATCGAGGGCTTGGGCATAGCGACCGTGCCAACCCTCATCGCCAGCGAGGCCCTCGCCTCAGGTAAACTGGTCCCGGTGCTGGAAGACTATCCCATGCATCAGGCGAAAATTACCCTCAGCTATCCGCAAAGTGCATATTTACCAAGACGATACCGGGTATTTATCGCGTTTATTTATCAGCACCTGGTTGCCCAGTTCGGTGATCAGGTGCTTGAAATACCTGACTTCATTAACATCAATTCATCTCAGGTTTAA
- a CDS encoding HlyD family secretion protein, with the protein MSKSKALVLLPVLLVLAGGGFYLWHSLRFIEHTDNAYVEADISQLSVKVPGLVVQSEVQDNQYVTAGTLLAKLDDSEFRARVLQSEARLASVGAELATLEAKLLLQASLIAQAKAGVQATEADVRRVQQQLTRASELRRRDYSSQDDVDRLTAEFDGAEARLAESRASLAAREQELGVLKAQREQLFAARAEANAGLELAQLQLKDTEIRAPFNGIVGKRGAFVGQYVQPGQALFSLVPDGTVWITANFKETQIQAMVPGQPVAVSLDAFPDHDFHGVIDSLSPASGAKFSLLPAENATGNFTKIVQRIPVRIRLELPPGEQKVVPGLSAVVSVDTAATPALTVTAGR; encoded by the coding sequence ATGAGCAAGTCAAAAGCCCTGGTGCTGTTACCCGTACTGCTGGTGCTGGCCGGTGGTGGCTTCTATCTGTGGCACAGCCTCAGATTTATTGAACACACAGACAACGCCTATGTTGAAGCCGATATTTCCCAATTAAGCGTTAAAGTGCCGGGGCTGGTCGTGCAATCTGAGGTGCAGGACAACCAATATGTCACCGCCGGAACCCTTTTGGCGAAGCTGGATGACAGCGAGTTTCGCGCCAGAGTATTGCAAAGTGAGGCCAGGCTGGCCAGCGTGGGCGCAGAGCTCGCGACCCTGGAAGCCAAGCTGCTGCTGCAGGCATCCCTGATTGCCCAGGCCAAAGCGGGAGTGCAGGCGACAGAGGCCGATGTCCGCCGGGTACAGCAGCAACTGACACGCGCCAGCGAGCTGCGTCGTCGTGATTACAGCTCTCAGGATGATGTTGATCGTCTGACCGCGGAGTTTGACGGGGCTGAGGCTCGTCTTGCCGAGTCCAGGGCATCACTGGCTGCCAGAGAGCAGGAGCTTGGGGTGCTCAAGGCCCAGCGTGAGCAGCTTTTTGCTGCCCGTGCCGAAGCCAACGCGGGGCTGGAGCTGGCCCAACTTCAATTGAAAGATACCGAAATTCGCGCGCCCTTCAATGGCATTGTGGGTAAGCGCGGCGCCTTTGTCGGCCAATATGTGCAGCCGGGGCAGGCGCTTTTCAGTTTGGTACCGGACGGAACTGTATGGATTACGGCGAACTTTAAAGAGACCCAAATCCAGGCCATGGTTCCGGGCCAGCCGGTGGCAGTGTCACTCGACGCGTTTCCCGACCATGATTTCCATGGAGTCATCGACAGCCTGTCACCGGCTTCCGGCGCCAAATTCAGCTTATTGCCCGCCGAAAATGCCACTGGCAATTTCACCAAAATTGTACAGCGCATTCCTGTTCGTATCCGTCTTGAGCTGCCACCCGGAGAGCAAAAGGTGGTACCGGGGCTCAGCGCCGTAGTGTCCGTGGATACGGCCGCAACGCCCGCGCTGACAGTGACCGCCGGTCGCTGA
- a CDS encoding DHA2 family efflux MFS transporter permease subunit has product MSASIALPQTDVDYGVGSRRAWIAVMGGLIGAFMAILDIQITNASMKEIQGSLGATLEEGSWISTAYLVAEMIAIPLSGWLSTGLSVRRYLLWSTTAFILSSLLCSMAWDLNSLIAFRALQGFFGGALIPLAFRLIVECLPFEKRAMGMALFGVTATFAPSIGPTLGGWLTEHFSWHFLFYINVPPGLLVLWMLAYGLQKGPIDWGKLGKVSWVGIATMALGLGCLEVVLEEGNRKDWLGSDVIRDLAIIAAINLVLFVYLQLRSRNPLVNLRLLAHRDFALSSLSYFLLGLGLFGAIYLIPLYLSQIHNYSALEIGKVIMWMGFPQLLVLPLVPKLTQKLDPRYLAAWGFLLFALSYYLNAHMTAQYAGEQMILAQIVRALGQPFVLVPIGMIATMHLRQEDTPSASTLLNLIRNLGGACGIALVATMLDNRFRQHLAYLKESLPAVSQQAHTFLQQQASSLFAAGADPMAADSMARKMLSDTLVREAYMQAYNDVFFAIGGLLLVAVVAVLLIRPSSQAGNSGAAGH; this is encoded by the coding sequence ATGAGTGCGAGTATCGCGTTGCCGCAAACCGATGTGGATTACGGTGTAGGCAGTCGCCGCGCCTGGATTGCCGTGATGGGCGGCCTTATCGGGGCATTTATGGCGATTCTGGACATCCAGATCACCAATGCCTCCATGAAGGAGATCCAGGGCAGCCTGGGGGCGACTCTTGAAGAGGGCTCTTGGATTTCAACCGCTTATCTGGTGGCTGAAATGATAGCCATTCCCCTGTCGGGATGGCTCAGTACCGGTTTGTCGGTGCGCCGTTACCTGCTGTGGAGTACTACCGCCTTTATTCTCAGCTCGCTGCTTTGTTCCATGGCATGGGATTTAAACTCCCTGATTGCATTTCGTGCCCTGCAGGGATTCTTTGGCGGCGCCCTCATTCCGCTGGCGTTTCGTCTGATTGTGGAATGCCTGCCTTTTGAAAAGCGTGCCATGGGGATGGCGCTCTTTGGGGTCACGGCAACCTTTGCGCCTTCCATCGGGCCTACTCTGGGTGGCTGGCTAACCGAGCATTTCAGCTGGCATTTTCTGTTCTATATCAATGTGCCACCCGGACTTCTTGTACTGTGGATGCTGGCCTATGGCCTGCAAAAAGGCCCCATCGATTGGGGCAAACTTGGCAAGGTGAGCTGGGTTGGTATCGCCACCATGGCGCTCGGCCTTGGCTGCCTTGAAGTGGTGCTGGAGGAGGGGAACCGAAAAGACTGGCTCGGTTCCGACGTTATCCGTGATTTGGCCATCATAGCCGCCATCAACCTGGTGCTCTTTGTCTATTTGCAGCTGAGGAGCCGCAACCCGCTGGTTAACCTGCGTCTCTTAGCCCACAGGGACTTTGCGTTGTCGTCGTTGTCGTATTTTTTGCTGGGACTGGGGCTTTTTGGCGCGATTTACCTTATTCCGCTTTACCTGTCGCAGATCCATAATTATTCGGCGCTGGAAATTGGCAAGGTCATCATGTGGATGGGGTTCCCCCAGCTTTTGGTGCTGCCTCTGGTACCTAAGTTGACCCAAAAGCTGGATCCCCGCTATCTGGCGGCCTGGGGCTTTTTGTTGTTTGCTTTGAGTTACTATCTCAATGCCCATATGACGGCCCAGTACGCCGGTGAGCAGATGATTCTGGCGCAAATCGTCAGGGCGCTCGGGCAGCCATTCGTGCTGGTACCCATCGGTATGATAGCGACCATGCATTTGCGTCAGGAAGATACCCCAAGCGCGTCTACGCTACTGAATCTTATCCGAAACCTCGGTGGTGCCTGTGGCATTGCGCTGGTGGCGACCATGCTGGATAACCGTTTCCGCCAGCATCTGGCGTACTTGAAAGAGTCGCTGCCTGCGGTCAGTCAGCAGGCGCATACCTTCCTGCAACAGCAGGCAAGTAGCCTGTTTGCAGCCGGGGCCGATCCTATGGCGGCCGATTCGATGGCCCGGAAGATGCTGTCTGACACCCTGGTGCGGGAAGCTTACATGCAGGCCTACAACGATGTGTTCTTTGCCATCGGGGGCTTGCTGTTGGTTGCCGTCGTGGCTGTGTTGCTCATCAGACCTTCTTCTCAGGCTGGCAATAGCGGCGCAGCCGGACACTGA
- a CDS encoding GNAT family N-acetyltransferase yields MRWQTQAFADLDALTLYRILKLRVDIFVVEQHCPYPELDDKDLHPQSMHLLGWQQDTLVAYARVLPPGLSYPEASIGRVAVAESVRGSGMARVLMNKAIQHALQTWPDAGIQIGAQEYLQAFYTSLGFIPASDVYLEDGIPHLDMRFHQRT; encoded by the coding sequence ATCCGCTGGCAAACACAGGCTTTTGCCGACCTCGACGCCCTGACGCTCTACCGTATATTGAAGCTCAGGGTCGATATCTTTGTGGTAGAGCAGCATTGTCCCTATCCCGAACTCGACGACAAAGATTTGCATCCTCAGTCGATGCATCTGCTGGGTTGGCAGCAAGATACGCTGGTGGCCTATGCACGCGTACTGCCGCCGGGGCTCAGTTACCCCGAAGCCAGTATCGGTCGGGTTGCTGTGGCCGAATCGGTGCGCGGTAGTGGCATGGCAAGAGTGTTAATGAACAAAGCCATTCAACATGCTCTGCAAACATGGCCTGACGCCGGCATTCAAATTGGGGCGCAGGAATACCTGCAGGCGTTTTATACCTCACTTGGTTTTATACCAGCCTCCGACGTTTACCTTGAAGATGGGATCCCCCATCTGGATATGCGCTTTCATCAAAGGACATGA
- a CDS encoding putative quinol monooxygenase, whose product MTNYVINRRQLVCVASFLAFPGKEEALIEALGALIPDTRREVGCIRYELNQSRDEPRRITFIEKFVDVEAFDSHCAKDAIQHYFHQQMPELVESFKVETYHEIIV is encoded by the coding sequence ATGACAAACTATGTGATTAACCGCCGCCAACTGGTGTGTGTGGCGAGCTTTTTAGCGTTTCCCGGCAAAGAAGAAGCCCTGATTGAGGCCCTGGGGGCACTTATTCCCGATACCCGCCGGGAAGTGGGTTGCATCCGCTACGAGTTAAACCAAAGCCGCGACGAGCCAAGGCGTATTACTTTTATCGAAAAGTTTGTGGATGTGGAGGCGTTTGACAGCCACTGTGCCAAGGATGCCATTCAGCATTATTTTCATCAGCAAATGCCCGAGCTGGTGGAGTCCTTCAAGGTAGAAACCTACCACGAGATCATTGTTTGA
- a CDS encoding radical SAM protein, whose amino-acid sequence MLNYIAPVFRPPSEWQSLILQVTNGCSYNRCRFCDMYTAEQKRFRAFKEDKIEADLKQAAASGVPIRRVFLADGDAMTLPFSRLEAILLLIHRYLPDVSRISSYCLPRNLSNKSVEQLVRLRELGLSLMYVGCESGDDEVLARVEKGETFASSLAALEKIRAAGMKSSVMILTGLGGIHLSQQHAINSARLMNAAQPDYLSTLVVTLPLGKARMDEGYDKDFRLPEQRGLLEEMYTLLAHLELSQTVFRSDHASNYLVLKGILGRDKDKLLSQVRLALDSPGAVPLRQEWQRGL is encoded by the coding sequence ATGCTCAATTACATAGCTCCGGTATTTCGTCCACCCTCTGAATGGCAATCGCTGATCCTCCAGGTGACCAACGGCTGCAGCTACAACCGTTGCCGCTTTTGCGACATGTACACCGCCGAGCAAAAGCGTTTCCGTGCCTTCAAAGAAGATAAAATAGAAGCTGACCTGAAGCAGGCCGCTGCGTCAGGCGTGCCCATAAGGCGGGTGTTTCTGGCCGATGGTGACGCCATGACGCTGCCATTTTCCCGCCTGGAAGCCATTCTGCTGCTCATCCACAGATACCTGCCCGATGTGAGCCGGATAAGCAGTTACTGCCTGCCTAGAAACCTCAGTAACAAATCGGTGGAACAGCTTGTCCGCCTCAGAGAGCTTGGGCTCAGTCTCATGTATGTGGGCTGTGAGAGCGGTGATGACGAAGTGCTGGCCCGTGTCGAGAAGGGTGAAACCTTTGCGTCCTCTTTGGCGGCACTGGAGAAAATCCGCGCTGCCGGGATGAAGTCCTCGGTGATGATCTTAACCGGCCTTGGTGGCATACACTTGTCGCAGCAACATGCCATTAATTCTGCCCGGCTGATGAATGCCGCCCAGCCCGATTATTTGAGCACCTTGGTGGTTACGCTGCCCCTGGGAAAGGCACGCATGGATGAGGGTTATGACAAGGACTTTCGCTTGCCGGAACAGCGAGGCCTGCTGGAAGAAATGTATACCCTGCTCGCACACCTTGAACTGTCGCAGACAGTGTTTCGATCGGACCATGCCTCGAATTATCTGGTGCTTAAGGGCATTCTGGGGCGGGACAAAGACAAGTTGCTGTCGCAGGTGCGTTTGGCGTTGGATTCTCCGGGCGCTGTGCCACTCAGGCAGGAATGGCAGCGGGGGCTGTGA
- a CDS encoding mechanosensitive ion channel family protein, with protein sequence MNNTGLEQGLQQELAQLQNVYDLITEFLVQYSFQLIGALLIFLLGLWLAAKVAGMVNKQLEKYRVDITLASFVTHLVRILIIIMVAIVALGKLGISVTPMVAAIGAASLGAGLAIQGMLSNYAAGITIIVTRPFAVGNTISVRGVTGVVKDILLGMTILTNEEGEQISIPNKHIVGEILHNSFEYKLVESQFNICYDQDADAVIALVNKALLGSGKLHAEQPPQVGINGFNNLGIEIGLRYWLPTQSYFQDKYITHQAIHGALKAAAIKIPSLSRDAHLLGE encoded by the coding sequence ATGAATAACACAGGTCTGGAGCAGGGACTGCAACAGGAATTGGCTCAGCTGCAAAACGTCTATGACCTTATCACCGAGTTTTTGGTGCAGTACAGTTTTCAGCTGATTGGCGCCCTGCTTATCTTTTTGCTCGGCCTCTGGCTTGCTGCCAAGGTCGCCGGCATGGTCAATAAACAACTGGAAAAGTACCGGGTCGATATCACGCTTGCCAGCTTTGTGACGCATCTTGTACGCATTCTGATTATCATCATGGTGGCCATAGTCGCCCTGGGTAAGCTTGGGATCAGCGTGACCCCAATGGTCGCCGCGATAGGCGCTGCTTCACTTGGCGCCGGTCTGGCCATTCAGGGGATGCTGTCAAACTATGCCGCCGGTATCACCATCATAGTAACCCGCCCCTTTGCCGTAGGTAACACCATCAGCGTGCGCGGCGTGACCGGGGTGGTGAAAGACATCTTGCTGGGGATGACCATACTGACCAATGAAGAAGGCGAACAGATCAGCATTCCCAACAAGCACATCGTCGGAGAAATCCTGCACAACTCCTTTGAATACAAGCTGGTAGAAAGCCAATTCAACATCTGCTACGACCAGGATGCCGATGCCGTTATTGCCTTGGTGAACAAGGCACTGCTTGGCAGCGGAAAGCTTCATGCCGAGCAGCCTCCCCAGGTGGGGATTAACGGGTTTAACAATCTGGGTATTGAGATTGGCCTTAGATACTGGCTGCCCACCCAGAGCTATTTTCAGGACAAATACATCACCCATCAGGCCATTCATGGGGCACTGAAAGCCGCCGCCATCAAGATACCGTCACTTAGCAGGGATGCTCATCTTCTCGGTGAATAA
- the ygiD gene encoding 4,5-DOPA-extradiol-dioxygenase: MSTLPMPALFLGHGSPMNALEHTPISQAWRELGQTLPRPRAILMISAHWNTRGTLVSAATQPETIHDFGGFPDALYAMEYPAPGAPELAAQIAALLPSSRLDHSRGLDHGAWSLLVHLYPEANIPVLQLSLDMQLTPEQEYGTGRALRTLREQGVLIIGSGNTVHNLRALVPGDGAYPWASAFNETIGQRLLDKADDAILDYTRLVNADTARLCHPTDEHLRPLFYLLGAGYPDEPRTLFNNHLTMGAISMLSLKLG, encoded by the coding sequence ATGTCAACCTTACCCATGCCAGCCCTTTTTCTTGGCCACGGCAGCCCAATGAATGCGCTCGAACATACTCCCATCAGCCAAGCCTGGCGCGAGCTTGGTCAAACCCTGCCCAGACCCAGGGCCATATTGATGATCTCGGCCCACTGGAACACCCGTGGCACTTTGGTATCGGCGGCCACCCAGCCCGAAACCATTCACGACTTCGGCGGTTTTCCCGATGCCCTCTATGCCATGGAATATCCCGCACCAGGTGCGCCTGAGCTGGCGGCGCAAATAGCTGCGCTGTTACCCAGCAGCCGCCTGGATCACAGCCGCGGTTTGGACCACGGTGCCTGGTCACTCCTGGTTCATCTATACCCTGAGGCAAATATTCCGGTATTGCAACTGAGCCTGGACATGCAACTCACGCCAGAACAAGAGTATGGCACAGGACGGGCATTACGGACGTTGAGAGAGCAAGGCGTGCTGATTATCGGTTCGGGCAATACTGTGCATAACCTGCGGGCGCTGGTTCCCGGCGACGGTGCCTATCCCTGGGCATCAGCTTTCAACGAAACAATAGGCCAACGGCTGCTGGATAAGGCCGATGACGCCATATTGGATTACACCCGTCTGGTGAATGCCGATACCGCCCGGCTCTGCCATCCTACAGACGAGCACTTAAGGCCGCTGTTTTATCTGCTGGGCGCAGGCTACCCGGATGAGCCCAGAACCCTGTTCAACAACCACTTGACCATGGGTGCCATCAGCATGCTGAGCCTGAAACTGGGCTGA
- a CDS encoding type III PLP-dependent enzyme, giving the protein MSQFQSIDVADFYDSETFARIQEFAKDKATPFVVIDTNIIAKQYDDMVTNFPFANVYYAVKANPAKEILTLLKDKGSNFDIASIYELDMVMAVGVTADRVSFGNTIKKRKDVRAFYERGVRLFASDSEADLRMIAEEAPGSKVYVRILTEGSQTADWPLSRKFGCQNEMAYELLALAKELGLDPYGISFHVGSQQRDIGAWDAAIGKVKVLFDRLREDHGIVLKMINMGGGFPANYIDKTNQLGVYAQQIKHFLKEDFGDELPEIILEPGRSLISNAGVLISEVVLISRKSHTALERWVYTDVGKFSGLIETMDEAIKYPIFTEKKGELDKCVIAGPTCDSADIMYEHYAYGLPADLAIGDRLYWLTAGAYTTTYSAVCFNGFPPLKDYYL; this is encoded by the coding sequence ATGAGCCAGTTTCAATCTATTGACGTTGCTGATTTTTACGATAGTGAAACCTTTGCACGAATTCAGGAATTCGCCAAAGACAAGGCAACCCCTTTTGTGGTGATTGATACCAATATCATCGCGAAACAATACGATGACATGGTGACCAACTTCCCGTTTGCCAACGTTTATTATGCAGTTAAGGCCAATCCCGCCAAAGAGATCCTGACCCTGCTGAAAGATAAAGGCTCCAACTTTGATATCGCATCTATCTACGAGCTGGATATGGTGATGGCCGTCGGTGTGACTGCGGATCGCGTCAGCTTCGGCAACACCATCAAAAAACGCAAAGATGTCCGTGCCTTTTATGAGCGTGGCGTGCGTTTGTTTGCTTCTGACTCTGAGGCCGATTTGCGCATGATTGCCGAAGAAGCCCCTGGCTCTAAAGTGTATGTGCGTATCCTGACAGAAGGTTCGCAAACCGCTGACTGGCCGTTGTCGCGCAAGTTCGGTTGCCAAAATGAAATGGCCTATGAGTTGCTGGCGCTGGCAAAAGAGCTGGGCCTGGATCCTTATGGCATATCCTTCCACGTGGGTTCTCAGCAGCGCGATATCGGTGCCTGGGATGCCGCCATCGGTAAGGTGAAGGTACTGTTCGATCGTCTGCGTGAAGATCACGGTATTGTGCTGAAGATGATTAACATGGGTGGCGGTTTCCCGGCCAACTACATAGACAAGACCAATCAACTCGGTGTTTACGCTCAGCAAATCAAACACTTCCTTAAGGAAGACTTTGGTGATGAGCTGCCTGAAATCATTCTGGAGCCTGGTCGCTCGCTGATTTCAAATGCCGGCGTGCTCATTTCTGAAGTGGTACTTATCAGCCGTAAGTCTCACACTGCGCTGGAGCGTTGGGTATACACAGATGTGGGTAAATTCTCAGGTCTGATTGAGACCATGGACGAAGCCATCAAATACCCCATCTTCACCGAAAAGAAGGGTGAACTGGACAAGTGTGTGATTGCCGGACCAACCTGTGACAGTGCCGACATCATGTATGAGCACTATGCCTATGGTTTGCCGGCGGATCTCGCCATCGGTGACCGCCTGTACTGGCTGACCGCCGGTGCCTACACCACCACCTACTCGGCGGTGTGTTTTAACGGCTTCCCGCCGCTCAAGGATTACTACCTGTAA
- a CDS encoding YdcH family protein: MFPEYRDLITRLKTEDAHFLKIFNEHNELDKEVKELEKHLSSDATPELKVLKQKKLHLKEELQQILKSYDN, from the coding sequence ATGTTTCCAGAATACCGGGATCTGATTACCAGATTAAAAACCGAAGATGCGCATTTTTTAAAAATATTCAACGAGCACAATGAGCTGGATAAAGAAGTAAAGGAGTTGGAAAAACATCTTTCCAGTGATGCCACCCCAGAATTAAAAGTTTTGAAGCAAAAGAAGCTGCACTTGAAAGAGGAACTGCAACAGATCCTCAAGTCATACGACAACTGA
- the udp gene encoding uridine phosphorylase → MADVFHLGLTKNMLDGATLAIVPGDPERVKRIAELMDKPTFLASHREFTSYLAYLDGKPVVVCSTGIGGPSTSIAVEELAQLGINTFLRVGTTGAIQPHVNVGDLIVTQASVRLDGASLHFAPMEFPAVANFECTTAMVAACRDAGVEPHVGVTASSDTFYPGQERYDTVSGRVTRRFEGSMKEWQEMGVLNYEMESATLFTMCASQGWRAACVAGVIVNRTQQEIPDEATMKNTEVSAVSVVVAAARKLLA, encoded by the coding sequence ATGGCTGATGTATTTCACCTGGGTTTAACAAAAAACATGTTGGATGGTGCCACGCTGGCGATTGTGCCTGGCGACCCAGAGCGTGTGAAACGTATTGCCGAATTGATGGATAAGCCAACCTTCCTGGCCAGCCATCGGGAATTTACCAGTTACCTGGCGTATCTGGATGGCAAACCTGTTGTGGTTTGTTCAACCGGTATCGGTGGTCCATCGACCTCTATTGCTGTCGAAGAGCTGGCGCAGCTGGGTATCAACACCTTCTTGCGTGTCGGTACCACGGGTGCGATTCAGCCCCATGTGAACGTAGGTGACCTGATTGTGACCCAGGCGTCAGTGCGTCTGGATGGTGCCAGCCTGCACTTTGCCCCGATGGAGTTCCCTGCGGTAGCCAACTTTGAGTGTACCACTGCCATGGTGGCGGCCTGTCGTGATGCGGGTGTTGAGCCCCATGTTGGTGTGACCGCTTCCAGCGATACCTTCTATCCTGGTCAGGAGCGTTACGACACAGTATCAGGTCGCGTGACCCGCCGTTTCGAAGGCTCCATGAAAGAGTGGCAGGAAATGGGCGTGCTGAACTATGAAATGGAGTCGGCCACTCTGTTTACCATGTGTGCTTCCCAGGGCTGGCGCGCTGCCTGTGTGGCGGGTGTGATTGTGAACCGTACTCAGCAGGAAATCCCTGATGAGGCGACCATGAAAAATACCGAAGTCAGTGCTGTGTCTGTGGTGGTTGCTGCTGCCCGCAAACTCTTGGCTTGA